In Neokomagataea tanensis, one genomic interval encodes:
- the rpmB gene encoding 50S ribosomal protein L28, producing MSRRCQVTGKGVLTGNNVSHANNKSRRRFLPNLQETTLVSDILGASVRMRLSTNGIRTIEHNGGLDSFLLGTPDRKLPVEAKVIKRRILRVQERKAVQSA from the coding sequence ATGTCTCGCCGTTGCCAAGTCACGGGCAAGGGCGTGCTGACGGGCAATAACGTCAGCCACGCCAACAACAAGTCCCGCCGTCGTTTTCTCCCGAATCTTCAAGAGACCACTCTGGTTTCTGATATTCTCGGGGCTTCAGTCCGTATGCGTTTGTCCACAAACGGCATCCGTACCATTGAACATAACGGCGGCTTGGATTCGTTCCTGCTTGGTACGCCTGACCGTAAGCTTCCGGTCGAAGCAAAGGTTATCAAGCGCCGTATTCTGCGTGTGCAGGAGCGCAAGGCCGTCCAGTCCGCCTGA
- a CDS encoding DUF3574 domain-containing protein, whose translation MIRSKQKIIASVSLLGVAFALSGCITPVNVVPGMCTSMRATTMLDVHLMFGLTKPNGQAISDDEWNSFTQNVVTPLFPSGFSVIAANGQWKDTVTGSVTREPSRILWIATPDRPNLQHDLNLIRERYKQDFAQQAVGLTIATECASF comes from the coding sequence ATGATCCGATCAAAACAGAAAATTATTGCCTCTGTCTCTCTGCTTGGCGTGGCGTTTGCGTTAAGTGGCTGCATCACACCTGTAAACGTCGTTCCCGGCATGTGCACCTCCATGCGCGCAACAACAATGCTGGATGTGCATCTAATGTTTGGGTTGACCAAGCCAAACGGCCAAGCAATTTCGGACGACGAATGGAACAGCTTTACTCAAAACGTCGTAACGCCGTTATTTCCATCAGGCTTCAGCGTCATTGCCGCAAATGGTCAATGGAAAGACACAGTAACCGGATCTGTTACGCGTGAGCCTTCGCGCATCCTATGGATTGCAACACCAGACCGCCCAAATCTTCAGCACGACCTGAATCTGATCCGAGAGCGTTACAAGCAAGATTTTGCCCAGCAAGCTGTAGGGCTCACGATCGCTACCGAGTGTGCTTCATTTTAA
- a CDS encoding AI-2E family transporter, with translation MTETSSITTDGDISKSVLQRRARGFLALFFVAIALYTLHNFLPALLWGTVFAIALWPLYKRLERKFGQGEWLPLIFTVIVALIFLAPLSLLGVKIADEARSVLGWIDDVRHNGIPAPEWLGRLPFLSSQASNWWQAHLTSPDRVSHFLHSVDVGHGMQVTRQIGSQLAQRGMVFSFSMLTLFFLLKDGDHVIEKALLGSQRLFGKQGETIARQIISSVHGTVSGLILVGLGEGVIMGIAYAFAGAPQPLIFAMVTAVAAMVPLLAWPTVGIVVLLLLVKSGMVSAIIVAALGAIVIFVADHFIRPALIGGSTQLPFLWVLLGILGGAETWGLLGLFLGPAIMASLHLLWTLWTSDKTEIIIGDADDGAETVKE, from the coding sequence ATGACCGAAACATCTTCGATCACCACCGACGGAGACATATCAAAAAGCGTGTTACAGCGACGTGCACGAGGGTTCTTGGCTCTCTTCTTCGTCGCTATCGCTTTGTATACTCTCCATAATTTCTTACCCGCACTTTTATGGGGCACTGTTTTCGCTATTGCTCTCTGGCCACTTTACAAGCGGCTTGAGCGCAAGTTTGGGCAAGGGGAATGGTTGCCACTCATTTTCACGGTTATCGTAGCGCTGATATTTTTGGCGCCCCTCTCCCTGCTCGGCGTAAAAATTGCTGACGAGGCACGCAGCGTCCTCGGCTGGATAGACGATGTCCGGCACAATGGCATCCCCGCCCCAGAATGGCTGGGCCGCCTTCCGTTTCTTTCCAGCCAAGCTTCAAATTGGTGGCAAGCACACCTGACCAGCCCGGACCGAGTTTCTCACTTTCTGCATTCGGTCGATGTCGGCCACGGCATGCAGGTTACCCGGCAAATCGGCTCCCAGCTTGCTCAGCGCGGGATGGTTTTCAGCTTCTCAATGCTGACCCTCTTTTTCCTACTCAAAGACGGTGATCACGTCATTGAAAAGGCACTACTCGGCTCCCAACGCCTTTTTGGGAAACAAGGCGAAACCATCGCCCGGCAGATCATCTCCTCCGTCCATGGCACCGTTTCGGGGCTTATTCTCGTAGGCCTCGGTGAAGGCGTCATTATGGGAATTGCATACGCCTTTGCTGGCGCTCCACAGCCCCTTATTTTTGCTATGGTCACGGCCGTCGCTGCCATGGTCCCGCTCCTAGCATGGCCTACAGTCGGTATCGTGGTCCTGCTGCTCTTGGTTAAAAGCGGTATGGTCAGTGCTATTATCGTCGCCGCATTAGGCGCGATTGTTATCTTTGTAGCAGATCACTTTATACGTCCGGCCCTGATCGGCGGCAGCACTCAGCTTCCGTTTTTATGGGTGCTGCTTGGCATCTTAGGCGGTGCGGAGACATGGGGCTTGCTTGGCCTGTTCCTTGGCCCTGCCATTATGGCATCTTTGCACTTGCTCTGGACATTATGGACAAGCGACAAGACAGAAATCATCATCGGCGATGCGGATGATGGCGCTGAAACAGTCAAAGAATAG
- a CDS encoding ABCB family ABC transporter ATP-binding protein/permease, giving the protein MPKTCDAPRALSFARLWTLVRPEKLGRFGLRAFIAITLLVLESALAVLAPVILSHIVGALSKHATIEAVLWLVAEFALIRCVIALAEPLRNIVFKPVTAELQRRLALLGLRHLHSMSVRYHLDRQTGAITRVLDRGVSAVESVLDLFLFNVLPNVLELLMTFVVIVRVFHVRYLLVLLIAIAIYSSISYAFTRARMAARRRRNVCSGAAQHRLLDSILNFETVRSFGNAEYEIKRYDKAQTTFRDADIRLNQLVNLSQATRGILIAVTTAALFVFAAEDVVHQRLGVAQFVLIGAYLRSLYSAVGSLNYVSAGWQNARVDLENYLELLASESEIKAPENPVDVPLKLREAGAASVVFSDVSFGYDPDREILKHVTLDVPSGTSLAVVGHTGSGKSTLGRLLTRAFDVSSGEICVDGHDIRQFAPEDLQGVIGIVPQDTVLFNAGIGENIAYGRPGASQEDVEDAARRAQIHDFILSLPKGYETVVGERGLKLSGGEKQRVAIARVLLKDPRILLLDEATSALDTQTELAIQQELEALSRTRTTIMIAHRLSTIASVDQIIVMDKGRIIERGTHAELLVLGGQYASMWRAQSGEFTIRA; this is encoded by the coding sequence ATGCCTAAAACATGCGATGCCCCTCGGGCACTTTCCTTTGCCCGGTTATGGACGCTGGTCCGCCCCGAAAAACTTGGTCGATTCGGCTTGAGGGCATTTATCGCTATAACGCTCCTCGTGCTGGAGAGTGCTTTGGCGGTGCTGGCCCCTGTTATTTTGAGCCATATTGTCGGGGCGCTCTCTAAACATGCGACCATAGAAGCCGTACTCTGGCTCGTTGCAGAATTTGCTCTTATTCGCTGTGTTATCGCCTTGGCTGAGCCTCTGCGTAATATTGTGTTCAAACCTGTAACGGCGGAACTGCAAAGGCGCCTTGCTTTGCTGGGTTTGCGGCATCTGCATAGCATGAGCGTGCGCTATCATCTTGATAGGCAGACAGGAGCAATTACGCGGGTTTTGGACCGAGGCGTCTCGGCGGTTGAGAGCGTTCTGGATCTTTTCCTGTTTAATGTCCTGCCGAACGTCTTAGAATTGCTCATGACGTTTGTCGTTATCGTACGTGTTTTTCATGTACGGTACCTGTTGGTTCTGCTCATCGCGATCGCCATTTATTCATCGATTTCATACGCTTTTACACGCGCAAGAATGGCTGCGCGGCGGAGGCGTAACGTGTGCAGTGGAGCCGCGCAGCACCGTCTTTTGGACAGCATTTTAAACTTCGAGACGGTTAGGAGTTTTGGCAATGCTGAGTACGAAATAAAGCGTTATGACAAGGCGCAAACGACATTTCGGGATGCCGATATACGTCTAAATCAATTGGTTAATCTTTCGCAGGCTACGCGTGGAATATTGATTGCCGTTACAACGGCTGCCCTCTTTGTTTTTGCCGCTGAGGACGTTGTGCACCAGCGATTGGGGGTGGCTCAGTTTGTTTTGATCGGGGCGTATTTAAGAAGCTTATATTCGGCTGTTGGGTCACTCAATTATGTTAGCGCAGGGTGGCAAAATGCTCGGGTGGATTTGGAAAATTATCTCGAATTATTAGCGTCTGAATCTGAGATAAAGGCCCCCGAAAACCCTGTGGACGTGCCGCTAAAACTAAGGGAAGCCGGAGCAGCTTCGGTCGTTTTTAGCGACGTATCTTTCGGTTATGATCCCGACCGCGAAATTCTGAAGCATGTTACTCTTGATGTGCCGTCTGGGACATCTCTGGCAGTCGTTGGGCACACAGGGTCCGGGAAATCAACGCTTGGTCGTTTGCTAACGCGTGCTTTCGATGTTTCATCAGGTGAAATATGTGTTGACGGTCACGATATCAGGCAGTTTGCACCGGAGGACTTGCAAGGCGTCATCGGTATCGTCCCGCAGGATACGGTTCTGTTTAATGCTGGTATCGGGGAAAATATCGCATATGGGCGCCCCGGCGCATCGCAGGAAGACGTCGAGGATGCAGCACGGCGGGCACAAATCCACGATTTCATTTTATCCTTGCCCAAAGGGTATGAGACAGTTGTGGGTGAGCGGGGATTGAAATTATCCGGCGGAGAAAAGCAGAGAGTAGCCATAGCGCGGGTATTGCTTAAAGACCCGCGTATCCTGCTTTTGGATGAGGCAACCAGCGCTTTGGATACGCAAACCGAGCTGGCGATTCAGCAAGAACTTGAGGCCCTTTCACGAACACGCACAACAATTATGATTGCTCATCGATTATCGACAATTGCGTCGGTCGATCAGATTATTGTTATGGATAAAGGGCGGATTATTGAGCGCGGGACCCATGCAGAATTGCTTGTTTTGGGTGGTCAATATGCGTCTATGTGGCGCGCGCAGAGTGGTGAATTTACGATAAGGGCTTGA
- a CDS encoding NUDIX hydrolase, whose protein sequence is MTARITPFLNHISACNQAQIPGNRLPFFWRDEHIGWVSPPTANALKALGAHSGDQLGITEPTALHPLAKTLAEHGLYKPHHEDFDIRNANGDVIGQVDRGAIPVLGLAAEGIHLNGLVEKSDGSYLWVARRSMNKKLDPGKLDHLVAGGMSTGLTPATTLIKEAEEEAGIPATLAEQATAVSRIHYAMERPEGLRRDVLHCYDLILPETFIPTANDGEVESFHLLPLTEVFERVRTTQDFKFNVNLVLIDLFSRRGFFAPEENHLINKALHAA, encoded by the coding sequence ATGACCGCACGCATAACACCTTTCTTAAACCATATCAGCGCCTGTAATCAGGCACAAATCCCTGGCAACCGTTTGCCATTCTTTTGGCGGGACGAGCACATTGGGTGGGTTTCTCCACCAACAGCCAATGCCCTTAAAGCCTTGGGCGCACACTCGGGTGATCAGTTAGGCATAACTGAACCCACAGCCCTCCACCCCCTTGCAAAGACTTTGGCAGAACACGGCCTCTACAAACCGCACCACGAAGATTTTGATATTCGAAATGCTAATGGTGACGTCATTGGGCAGGTTGATCGTGGCGCCATTCCAGTGCTGGGGCTTGCCGCTGAGGGAATACACCTCAATGGTCTGGTCGAGAAAAGCGACGGCAGCTATCTCTGGGTCGCCCGGCGCAGCATGAATAAAAAGCTTGACCCTGGCAAGCTAGACCACCTTGTCGCCGGCGGAATGAGTACCGGCTTAACCCCAGCAACAACCCTCATTAAAGAGGCCGAGGAAGAGGCAGGGATCCCCGCCACACTCGCCGAGCAAGCAACCGCCGTTAGCCGCATTCATTACGCCATGGAACGCCCTGAGGGGCTTAGACGCGATGTTTTGCACTGCTACGACCTCATCCTGCCCGAAACCTTCATCCCCACAGCAAATGACGGGGAAGTCGAGAGCTTCCATCTTCTGCCACTCACAGAGGTTTTTGAGCGTGTACGCACAACGCAAGACTTCAAATTCAACGTGAATCTCGTGCTAATTGATCTTTTCTCACGTCGTGGTTTTTTTGCCCCAGAAGAAAATCATCTTATCAACAAAGCTCTACACGCAGCATGA